The following coding sequences are from one Betaproteobacteria bacterium window:
- a CDS encoding DNA helicase UvrD: MPRWIQKNIQAPASTAIWVRFAGSRKCSVQWLPMRRFPMNSAAHPPDAAQRAQALDTKCSFIVQAPAGSGKTELLVQRFLALLATLEAPEEAIAITFTRKAAAEMRQRVLEALDLADHDQAPREPHRYQAWMLARAVREQDRRLDWGLMEAPARLRIQTFDSLCASLCRQMPLVGGFGAQYKAIEDAGPMYIEAAQRTLVMLHEDTQWAACIGQVLAHLDNDFAAAQSLLVEMLRKRDQWLRHVTSQECLERQTLEESLAHMIEDDLAWLLALFPMQFEQELVALARYAAGNLEAQGRASPIRALLDLPSLPGTRVQDLPGWLAIAELLLTQAGSLRATVDARIGFPAAKAAAAKRLCDEYKARYQSFRAVLAVHDEFLEALHATRELPPAQYTGAQWAALEALMEVLPLAAAQLTLVFQEQARVDFAAISQAAIRAMGASDAPTDLALSLDYRIRHLLVDEFQDTSQSQYQLLECLTAGWQPGDGRTLFAVGDPMQSIYRFREAEVGLYLRARASGIGSVRLEPLTLSANFRSDASLVDWSNECFSKLLPKSENTPSGAVPFSPSTAMRTGLPAPGVSVHALIGGARQQEAARVRGIIEDERQRGSEGRIAILVSSRTHLTSILPALRHAGFAVQAVEIESLADRPVVMDLSALARALAHPADRIAWLAVLRAPWCGLGLADLEVLASAGGRPHDRPILETLRSMPVLESMSVDGRMRAADLASKLSRFMEDRQRQPVRRWVEGAWTALGGPASYDDANALADAQVFFELLDALEEEGGLDAGRLSGEVKRLFASANTAGENPVQVMTIHKAKGLEFDTVIIPGLGYKRAADAQQLLRWMEWPRPRGGSGLLLAPIGINRSSDDPIYRALSRMERVRARHEEVRLLYVAATRAKSSLHLIGHLNIGSQGQVRAAPNNGSLLEHLWPVIGHHFGTLPLPPPVVPSVGRAPRPLRRRLSNRELPFPAAGIRGLDMSQIAVSTAEVEFSWASEAARTVGVVVHRVLQRIAAEGAEHWTSTRTGGNSFERDLRELGLPDLEIPAATARIRRAVIQVMEDPRGRWILSSHQEAGSEVRLTGLLDGQLITAALDRTFIDDHGVRWIIDFKTGTHEGAGLAQFLDREQARYIGQLERYAALMRQLGEQRPIRLGLYFPIMRQWRQWEPTSHN, from the coding sequence ATGCCGCGGTGGATCCAAAAAAATATCCAGGCACCTGCCAGTACTGCCATTTGGGTCCGCTTTGCCGGGTCAAGGAAGTGCTCAGTGCAGTGGCTCCCGATGAGGAGGTTCCCGATGAATAGTGCCGCGCATCCTCCCGACGCGGCACAGCGTGCGCAAGCCTTGGATACTAAGTGCTCGTTCATCGTGCAGGCCCCGGCGGGTTCGGGGAAAACCGAGCTTCTTGTGCAACGCTTCCTCGCGCTCCTCGCCACGCTGGAGGCCCCGGAAGAAGCGATCGCGATCACCTTCACACGGAAGGCGGCGGCGGAAATGCGCCAGCGCGTTTTGGAGGCGCTTGATCTCGCGGATCACGATCAAGCTCCTCGCGAGCCGCACCGCTACCAAGCGTGGATGCTGGCGCGTGCCGTGCGGGAGCAAGACCGCCGCCTTGATTGGGGGTTGATGGAAGCGCCTGCTCGCTTGCGTATCCAAACGTTCGATTCGTTGTGTGCAAGCTTATGCCGCCAGATGCCATTGGTGGGCGGATTTGGGGCGCAGTACAAGGCCATCGAGGACGCGGGCCCGATGTACATCGAGGCCGCGCAGCGCACGCTAGTCATGCTCCACGAGGATACGCAATGGGCCGCCTGTATTGGCCAAGTCCTCGCCCATCTCGATAATGATTTCGCGGCGGCGCAAAGCTTGCTCGTCGAAATGCTCCGCAAGCGCGATCAGTGGTTGCGGCATGTGACGAGCCAGGAGTGCCTGGAAAGGCAGACCTTGGAGGAAAGTCTTGCCCACATGATCGAGGATGATCTCGCGTGGTTGCTGGCGCTTTTTCCAATGCAGTTCGAGCAAGAGTTGGTGGCGCTTGCGCGGTATGCCGCGGGCAATCTCGAGGCCCAAGGCAGGGCATCTCCTATCCGGGCGCTGCTTGATCTTCCATCGCTTCCCGGTACGCGCGTGCAAGATCTTCCTGGCTGGCTGGCAATAGCCGAGTTGCTCTTGACGCAAGCTGGGTCACTGCGTGCCACGGTGGATGCGAGGATAGGTTTCCCGGCTGCAAAGGCCGCGGCGGCTAAACGGTTGTGCGATGAATACAAGGCGCGGTACCAGTCTTTCCGCGCGGTGCTCGCAGTTCATGATGAGTTCTTGGAAGCCTTGCATGCCACCCGGGAACTCCCGCCTGCCCAATACACCGGCGCGCAATGGGCCGCCCTAGAAGCCCTCATGGAGGTGCTGCCGCTCGCGGCAGCTCAGCTTACCTTGGTTTTTCAAGAGCAGGCGAGGGTGGATTTCGCCGCCATTTCCCAAGCGGCCATTCGAGCCATGGGGGCCAGTGATGCTCCCACCGATCTTGCTCTGTCACTCGATTACCGTATCCGCCACTTGTTAGTGGATGAATTTCAGGATACCTCACAGAGCCAGTACCAATTGCTGGAATGCCTTACCGCGGGCTGGCAGCCGGGCGACGGGCGCACGTTGTTTGCCGTGGGAGACCCCATGCAGTCCATCTACCGCTTTCGGGAAGCCGAAGTGGGGCTCTATCTGCGTGCCCGCGCGTCGGGGATCGGGTCAGTTAGATTAGAGCCTCTCACGCTGTCGGCTAATTTCCGTTCAGACGCGAGCTTGGTGGACTGGAGCAACGAGTGTTTTTCGAAACTGCTGCCTAAATCGGAAAATACGCCGAGCGGAGCGGTACCCTTTAGCCCTTCTACCGCGATGCGCACTGGCCTACCGGCGCCTGGGGTAAGCGTGCATGCGTTGATAGGCGGCGCCCGGCAACAGGAAGCGGCACGCGTACGCGGCATCATCGAAGATGAGCGCCAGCGTGGGAGCGAGGGACGCATCGCGATCCTTGTTAGCAGCAGGACCCATCTTACAAGTATTCTTCCCGCGCTTCGCCACGCCGGGTTCGCGGTGCAGGCGGTGGAAATCGAATCCTTGGCGGACCGCCCGGTGGTGATGGATTTGTCCGCGCTCGCGCGCGCCCTTGCGCATCCCGCCGATCGTATCGCGTGGTTGGCGGTCTTGAGGGCACCTTGGTGCGGCCTCGGTCTGGCGGATCTGGAAGTTCTGGCGAGTGCCGGCGGCCGCCCGCACGATAGACCGATTCTGGAGACCCTGCGAAGCATGCCGGTGCTGGAATCCATGAGTGTTGACGGACGCATGCGGGCCGCGGACCTAGCCTCGAAGTTATCGCGGTTCATGGAAGACCGGCAACGGCAGCCAGTGCGCCGCTGGGTTGAAGGAGCATGGACCGCGCTCGGCGGACCGGCGTCCTATGACGATGCTAATGCCTTGGCGGATGCGCAAGTGTTTTTCGAGCTTCTCGATGCGTTGGAAGAGGAGGGCGGCCTTGATGCTGGCCGGCTCTCCGGAGAAGTAAAGCGGCTGTTCGCGAGCGCGAACACGGCCGGGGAAAACCCCGTGCAAGTGATGACGATCCACAAGGCAAAGGGGCTGGAGTTCGATACAGTCATCATTCCTGGTCTTGGATACAAGCGTGCCGCGGATGCACAACAATTGTTGCGTTGGATGGAATGGCCAAGACCTCGCGGCGGTTCCGGCCTCTTGTTAGCTCCCATTGGAATCAACCGATCGTCCGATGATCCCATCTATCGCGCCCTATCTCGCATGGAGCGAGTTCGTGCAAGACACGAAGAAGTGCGGCTACTCTACGTGGCGGCGACGCGCGCGAAATCCAGCTTGCATTTGATCGGACACTTGAATATTGGGAGCCAGGGCCAAGTGCGCGCTGCCCCCAATAATGGCTCCTTGCTGGAGCATCTATGGCCGGTTATCGGCCATCACTTCGGCACTTTGCCCCTACCCCCGCCGGTTGTTCCTTCGGTAGGCCGCGCACCACGGCCGCTACGGCGCCGGCTGTCCAACCGGGAGCTTCCGTTTCCCGCCGCCGGTATTCGTGGATTGGACATGTCTCAGATTGCAGTATCCACGGCGGAGGTGGAATTTTCTTGGGCGTCGGAGGCCGCCAGGACGGTGGGTGTGGTGGTACACCGGGTGTTACAGCGGATTGCCGCGGAAGGCGCGGAGCATTGGACATCCACTAGAACCGGCGGCAACTCATTTGAACGCGATCTGCGAGAGTTGGGACTGCCCGACTTGGAAATTCCCGCGGCGACTGCGCGAATTCGGCGGGCGGTCATTCAGGTCATGGAGGATCCCCGGGGCCGGTGGATCCTCTCATCTCATCAAGAGGCGGGCTCCGAGGTGCGCCTGACGGGATTGCTAGATGGGCAACTTATCACGGCGGCCCTTGATCGTACCTTCATCGATGACCATGGTGTGCGATGGATCATCGATTTCAAGACTGGAACCCACGAGGGAGCGGGCCTAGCGCAGTTTCTGGATAGGGAGCAGGCTCGTTACATCGGCCAGCTCGAGCGCTACGCCGCCCTAATGCGCCAACTCGGCGAGCAGCGCCCCATAAGGCTGGGGCTGTATTTCCCTATCATGCGCCAATGGAGGCAATGGGAGCCAACGTCACACAATTAG